CATGGGGGGACAGCCTTCGTGCCGTCGCGCGCTCTTCGCATAACCCGAGTTATGTCGCAACGAGAGCTTTCCCCCGCTCACACTGGCGGCCGCTCGGCTGTAGTAAGGAAGTCCGTCCGGGTGCTTCTCCTCGCGGCAATCGTAGTGAAAGCGCTCGTAGAGTGTATCGATGATCTCGGGCGCTTCTTCGAGGATTCGATTGTAGATGGTCAGAAGCGAGGCGAGCGAGCTCTTTCCACCGGACATCGCCTTCCGGTAGCAGAGCAGACAGAGTAGATCGGTCGATGTATCCGTGTGGAAGGGGAGCGCGATACGCGTCTGGTAACCACGCACTCCCGGGTCCTTCGCAATGTCGCGCCCGGTGTCCTGGATGTGACCGAGCAGGTGGCCCTGCGCGTTTTGGCGAATCGGCCGACCCATCGCCGAGCCAATCGCGAAGTACATCAGGCCTGCATCTTCCGGGGAAACGCCTTCGAGGTCGAGACCGCGCAACACGACGAGTCCGAGCCCGTCTTCAATCTCGCTTTCGATGAATTTCGTAATGGGTTTGAGCGAGCGGAATTCGAACGTGTCTTCGCGGATGTCCGCCAGGCCGAGTCCCTGTGCCTTGGCCTGGGCGGCGAAAGCACGCAACTCCTCCCGA
The window above is part of the bacterium genome. Proteins encoded here:
- a CDS encoding TauD/TfdA family dioxygenase, which produces MTASTEPTLTETIIRTPIKSRGAWMGSDLARSDDWLVPLTDEHREELRAFAAQAKAQGLGLADIREDTFEFRSLKPITKFIESEIEDGLGLVVLRGLDLEGVSPEDAGLMYFAIGSAMGRPIRQNAQGHLLGHIQDTGRDIAKDPGVRGYQTRIALPFHTDTSTDLLCLLCYRKAMSGGKSSLASLLTIYNRILEEAPEIIDTLYERFHYDCREEKHPDGLPYYSRAAASVSGGKLSLRHNSGYAKSARRHEGCPPMTEEQIRVMGLIDRLSYDEQIRFDVQLEEGDMIFLNNYQVIHARNAFEDFEEPDRKRHLMRLWLHLHRGRPLAKDFDNRGGIVTTADERSDGLSA